The following are encoded in a window of Sphaerisporangium siamense genomic DNA:
- a CDS encoding sugar ABC transporter substrate-binding protein, translated as MNTTVPTRTALSVTAARLAAAGLAAALAVTLAACGNGNDSPSATSGNGGSAASGPASDAGKTAQAALAKRAEPADEIAEPGKPIDTSALAGKTVYYVPIALKVGHFPLIEKNLTDALGRAGVKVHPCDGQGNPSGISACLDQAIAAKPAAVITDYVPYEMVPTALERVRKSGIPLYVAGAAAPEGTPQSATFAFGDPDPQGFVLMDGLGDAVIADSDAKANILFLSVTDSSSTRRSGVRALEHLKQACPGCKITEKQVNLSRMKDVPSLVSSALITDPSIGYVVPQYDTYLAAVTTGLQSSGKARSVKIATSGATLAAVQQVKTNDRLIAVVGVNPPYLAWTIADSALRMLAGQAPPAEYPSMARAITKGNIGQMKLTPQAEVSGEWFGDPSVFQKAFTGLWSAR; from the coding sequence ATGAACACCACCGTCCCCACCCGAACGGCCCTCTCCGTCACCGCGGCCCGCCTTGCGGCCGCCGGCCTGGCCGCTGCGCTCGCGGTCACCCTGGCCGCGTGCGGCAACGGTAACGACAGCCCGTCCGCGACCTCCGGGAACGGCGGCTCCGCCGCGTCCGGACCGGCGTCGGACGCCGGCAAGACCGCCCAGGCGGCACTCGCCAAGCGGGCCGAGCCCGCCGACGAGATCGCCGAGCCGGGCAAGCCCATCGACACCTCCGCACTGGCCGGCAAGACGGTCTACTACGTGCCGATCGCGCTCAAGGTGGGCCACTTCCCGCTGATCGAGAAGAACCTGACCGACGCGCTCGGCCGCGCCGGGGTCAAGGTCCACCCCTGCGACGGGCAGGGCAACCCGTCGGGGATCAGCGCCTGCCTCGACCAGGCGATCGCCGCCAAGCCCGCGGCCGTGATCACCGACTACGTCCCCTACGAGATGGTGCCCACCGCCCTGGAGCGGGTCCGTAAGAGCGGCATCCCCCTGTACGTCGCGGGCGCGGCCGCCCCCGAGGGGACGCCGCAGTCGGCGACGTTCGCGTTCGGCGACCCCGACCCGCAGGGGTTCGTGCTGATGGACGGCCTCGGCGACGCGGTCATCGCCGACTCCGACGCCAAGGCGAACATCCTGTTCCTGTCGGTGACCGACAGCTCCAGCACCCGCCGCTCGGGCGTGCGCGCCCTGGAACACCTCAAGCAGGCCTGCCCCGGGTGCAAGATCACCGAGAAGCAGGTGAACCTCAGCCGGATGAAGGACGTGCCGTCGCTGGTCAGCAGCGCGCTGATCACCGACCCGTCCATCGGCTACGTGGTCCCCCAGTACGACACCTATCTGGCGGCGGTCACCACCGGCCTGCAGTCCAGCGGCAAGGCCCGCAGCGTGAAGATCGCCACCAGCGGGGCGACGCTGGCGGCGGTGCAGCAGGTGAAGACCAACGACCGGCTCATCGCGGTGGTCGGCGTCAACCCGCCGTACCTGGCCTGGACCATCGCCGACTCGGCGCTGCGCATGCTGGCCGGCCAGGCCCCGCCGGCGGAGTACCCCTCGATGGCCCGGGCCATCACCAAGGGCAACATCGGCCAGATGAAGCTGACCCCGCAGGCCGAGGTCAGCGGCGAGTGGTTCGGCGACCCGTCGGTCTTCCAGAAGGCCTTCACAGGCCTGTGGAGCGCGCGGTGA
- a CDS encoding VOC family protein, which translates to MALHRLASLTMGVPDLAPAIAYYRDFGLRPEADGWLSTADGGRQLRLVTTPTRRLVELEIGVDDPDDVARMSRSLRALDLEVSAAEDRLSVREPISGVRVVARVADRLDQPSLPAPPYNAPGDPARGATRAPAILRETPVRPRKLGHVVIGSIDQPATERFFTEGVGLKVSDVVPGMAAFMRCSTDHHNVLVSQAPVNFLHHTSWQVEDVDEIGRGATAMLRENPGRHVWGLGRHHIGSNFFWYLKDPAGTFSEYYSDLDCVVDDALWKPEVWDAAHSLYSWGPPPPPSFIEPDDLAALMAGAHRAP; encoded by the coding sequence ATGGCACTGCACCGACTCGCCTCCCTCACCATGGGAGTCCCCGACCTCGCCCCGGCGATCGCCTACTACCGCGACTTCGGCCTGCGCCCCGAGGCGGACGGCTGGCTGTCCACCGCCGACGGCGGCCGCCAGCTCCGCCTGGTCACGACGCCGACGCGCCGGCTGGTCGAACTGGAGATCGGAGTGGACGACCCCGACGACGTCGCCCGCATGAGCCGGAGCCTGCGGGCCCTGGACCTGGAGGTCAGCGCGGCAGAGGACCGGCTGTCGGTGCGGGAGCCGATCAGCGGCGTGCGGGTGGTGGCGCGGGTCGCCGACCGGCTGGACCAGCCCAGCCTCCCCGCCCCGCCGTACAACGCGCCCGGCGACCCGGCCCGGGGAGCGACCCGCGCCCCGGCGATCCTGCGCGAGACGCCGGTCCGTCCCCGCAAGCTCGGCCACGTCGTCATCGGTTCGATCGACCAGCCCGCCACCGAGCGGTTCTTCACCGAGGGCGTGGGCCTGAAGGTCAGCGACGTGGTGCCCGGCATGGCGGCGTTCATGCGCTGCTCGACCGACCACCACAACGTCCTGGTCTCCCAGGCGCCGGTCAACTTCCTGCACCACACCTCCTGGCAGGTGGAGGACGTCGACGAGATCGGCCGCGGCGCCACCGCGATGCTCCGCGAGAACCCCGGACGCCACGTGTGGGGGCTGGGCAGGCACCACATCGGCTCCAACTTCTTCTGGTACCTCAAGGACCCCGCGGGCACCTTCTCGGAGTACTACTCCGACCTGGACTGCGTCGTGGACGACGCGCTCTGGAAGCCCGAGGTCTGGGACGCCGCGCACAGCCTCTACAGCTGGGGGCCGCCGCCTCCCCCGTCCTTCATCGAACCCGACGACCTCGCCGCGTTGATGGCCGGCGCCCACCGAGCGCCCTGA
- a CDS encoding fumarylacetoacetate hydrolase family protein: protein MRIGNVGGRALLITGDDTGIDIATASEGAFGPSMQSLYDRWTDFRAWAARAPLDAGVRHFTEQQIGAPAPSPRQVFAIGLNYAEHAGESGVGVPEEPAVFTKFPTSLTGPVTEVTLPDGNVDWEVELVVVIGREARNISPEQAWDHVAGVTAGQDLSERRLQHVGPLPQFSLAKSYPGFGPTGPFLVTVDELDNPDDLAIGCAVNSETVQKSRTRHMIFSVPVLLAKLSAVAPLLPGDVIFSGTPSGVGGAQNPPRFLAPGDTLVSFVENVGRLTQTFVSAQE, encoded by the coding sequence ATGCGCATCGGAAACGTCGGGGGACGGGCGCTTCTCATCACCGGTGACGACACCGGGATCGACATCGCCACCGCCAGCGAAGGCGCCTTCGGCCCGTCCATGCAGTCGCTCTACGACCGCTGGACGGACTTCCGCGCCTGGGCCGCGCGGGCGCCGCTGGACGCCGGCGTCCGCCACTTCACCGAGCAACAGATCGGCGCCCCGGCGCCCTCACCGCGGCAGGTCTTCGCGATCGGGCTCAACTACGCCGAGCACGCCGGCGAGTCGGGCGTCGGAGTGCCCGAGGAGCCCGCGGTGTTCACCAAGTTCCCCACCTCGCTGACCGGGCCGGTGACCGAGGTCACCCTGCCCGACGGCAACGTGGACTGGGAGGTCGAGCTCGTGGTCGTCATCGGCCGCGAGGCCCGCAACATCTCGCCGGAGCAGGCCTGGGACCACGTCGCGGGCGTGACCGCCGGCCAGGACCTCTCCGAGCGCAGGCTTCAGCATGTCGGCCCGTTGCCGCAGTTCAGTCTGGCGAAGTCCTATCCTGGGTTCGGCCCGACCGGACCGTTCCTGGTCACCGTCGACGAGCTTGACAACCCGGACGACCTCGCCATCGGCTGCGCGGTCAACAGCGAGACGGTTCAGAAGTCGCGCACCCGTCACATGATCTTCTCGGTGCCGGTGCTCCTGGCCAAGCTGTCGGCCGTCGCCCCCCTGCTGCCCGGCGACGTCATCTTCAGTGGCACGCCCTCCGGAGTCGGAGGCGCCCAGAACCCGCCGCGATTCCTCGCACCCGGGGACACCCTCGTGTCCTTCGTGGAGAACGTCGGCCGGCTCACCCAGACCTTCGTCTCCGCCCAGGAGTAG
- a CDS encoding amidohydrolase family protein, which yields MRYIALEEAFAIPELAARQPATPMRIRVTGEYAELCGRLLPDFEEYRLPDMDAHGIDVQVLSLTVPGVQADTDPRTAVDNAAFANDFLAEAVARHPSRFRGFAALPLQDPAAAVAELERCVRDLGFVGALVNDHTQGRYLDDPAYEQVWSALEELGVPLYLHPGSVPADDWHVMRGRPEMYGASWSWQAETGGHAMRLIYAGVFDRHPRATLILGHLGEFLPFQRSRLDSRYRTLRVDTPLNRMPSQYIGTNILLTTSGVLAPEAVEAAVLTAGADAVMFSIDYPYEDTAAAVASVEKAGLSDEVKEKVAHGNARRVLGL from the coding sequence ATGCGTTACATCGCCCTGGAAGAGGCGTTCGCGATCCCCGAGCTGGCCGCGCGCCAGCCCGCCACCCCGATGCGCATCCGCGTGACCGGCGAGTACGCCGAGCTGTGCGGGCGGCTGCTCCCCGACTTCGAGGAGTACCGCCTGCCCGACATGGACGCCCACGGCATCGACGTCCAGGTGCTGTCGCTGACGGTGCCCGGCGTCCAGGCCGACACCGATCCCCGTACGGCCGTGGACAACGCCGCGTTCGCCAACGACTTCCTCGCCGAGGCCGTCGCCCGGCACCCCTCCCGGTTCCGCGGGTTCGCCGCGCTGCCGCTGCAGGATCCCGCGGCCGCGGTGGCCGAACTGGAGCGCTGCGTGCGCGACCTCGGCTTCGTGGGCGCCCTGGTCAACGACCACACCCAGGGGCGGTACCTGGACGACCCGGCGTACGAGCAGGTGTGGAGCGCGCTGGAGGAGCTCGGGGTGCCGCTCTACCTGCACCCGGGCTCGGTGCCCGCCGACGACTGGCACGTCATGCGCGGCCGCCCCGAGATGTACGGGGCGAGCTGGAGCTGGCAGGCCGAGACGGGCGGCCACGCGATGCGCCTGATCTACGCGGGGGTGTTCGACCGGCATCCGCGGGCGACGCTCATCCTCGGCCACCTGGGCGAGTTCCTGCCCTTCCAGCGTTCCCGCCTGGACTCCCGGTACCGGACCCTGCGCGTGGACACGCCGCTGAACCGCATGCCGTCGCAGTACATCGGCACCAACATCCTGCTGACCACCAGCGGCGTGCTCGCCCCCGAGGCGGTCGAGGCGGCGGTGCTCACCGCCGGCGCCGACGCGGTGATGTTCTCCATCGACTACCCCTACGAGGACACCGCGGCGGCGGTGGCGTCGGTCGAGAAGGCCGGCCTGTCCGACGAGGTCAAGGAGAAGGTCGCCCACGGCAACGCCCGCCGTGTGCTGGGCCTGTGA
- a CDS encoding bifunctional 3-(3-hydroxy-phenyl)propionate/3-hydroxycinnamic acid hydroxylase: MTHPTTATHDVIVAGAGPVGLALTRLLAMRGHRVALVDPNRVVCHHPRATHLDDETMRTLQTLGAADLEPRFLRQEGWQLRGADGSVFLTFEMPAQESDQGWFTDYQFHQPDFESRLRGLLVDGHVDLLLGAEVTGFTQTGDAVSVRVLDRRGGEERVLRAAYLVGADGANSFVRRGTGAEVEDLQGTQRSLIIDVHPFEHPPALPVTSGFINCEDERPVTYVPIFPPKLRFEFMLKDGDDAHALERPARAYDLLSRWLAPGSYRILRTDVYEWHARLVRGWRQGRVLLAGDAAHEMPPMLGQGMCSGLRDAMNLAWKLSAVLSGADAALLDTYESERAPHVRPYIVESARQSNMIEAFADPAARPEPGPAQVLERYRPLLGPGLVAAPGGIVGQLSPQPRTAEGVLLDDLVGYRFLVAGDRATIGGVSEETRAAWRRLGAVVLDEPPPALAAWLASHGADAVIVRPDRYTQAALAGAAALDEATRALSERLLPARAAA, translated from the coding sequence ATGACCCACCCCACCACCGCGACCCACGACGTCATCGTGGCCGGCGCCGGTCCCGTCGGCCTGGCCCTCACCCGGCTGCTGGCGATGCGCGGCCACCGCGTCGCCCTCGTCGACCCCAACCGCGTCGTCTGCCACCATCCGCGTGCCACCCACCTGGACGACGAGACGATGCGCACCCTGCAGACGCTCGGCGCCGCCGACCTGGAACCCCGCTTCCTGCGCCAGGAGGGCTGGCAGCTCCGCGGCGCCGACGGCTCGGTGTTCCTGACCTTCGAGATGCCCGCCCAGGAGTCCGACCAGGGCTGGTTCACCGACTACCAGTTCCACCAGCCCGACTTCGAGTCCCGGCTGCGGGGCCTGCTGGTCGACGGGCACGTGGATCTGCTGCTCGGCGCCGAGGTGACCGGCTTCACCCAGACCGGCGACGCCGTGAGCGTGCGGGTGCTCGACCGGCGCGGCGGCGAGGAGCGCGTCCTGCGGGCCGCCTACCTGGTCGGCGCCGACGGCGCCAACTCCTTCGTCCGCCGCGGGACCGGCGCCGAGGTCGAGGACCTCCAGGGCACCCAGCGCTCGCTGATCATCGACGTCCACCCCTTCGAGCACCCGCCGGCCCTTCCCGTCACCAGCGGCTTCATCAACTGCGAGGACGAGCGGCCCGTCACCTACGTGCCGATCTTCCCGCCGAAGCTGCGGTTCGAGTTCATGCTGAAGGACGGCGACGACGCCCACGCCCTGGAGCGGCCCGCCCGCGCCTACGACCTGCTGTCGCGGTGGCTGGCCCCCGGCTCGTACCGGATCCTGCGCACCGACGTCTACGAGTGGCACGCCCGCCTGGTGCGCGGCTGGCGCCAGGGACGGGTGCTGCTGGCCGGCGACGCCGCCCACGAGATGCCGCCGATGCTCGGCCAGGGCATGTGCTCGGGTCTTCGCGACGCGATGAACCTGGCCTGGAAGCTCAGCGCCGTGCTGTCCGGCGCGGACGCCGCGCTGCTGGACACCTACGAGAGCGAACGCGCCCCCCACGTGCGCCCCTACATCGTGGAGTCGGCGCGGCAGTCCAACATGATCGAGGCGTTCGCCGACCCCGCGGCGCGCCCCGAACCCGGCCCGGCCCAGGTGCTGGAGCGCTACCGCCCGCTGCTCGGCCCCGGCCTGGTCGCCGCGCCGGGCGGGATCGTCGGGCAGCTCAGCCCGCAGCCGCGCACCGCCGAGGGCGTCCTGCTCGACGACCTGGTCGGCTACCGCTTCCTGGTCGCCGGCGACCGCGCGACGATCGGCGGGGTGTCGGAGGAGACCCGTGCGGCGTGGCGACGGCTGGGCGCGGTCGTCCTCGACGAGCCGCCCCCGGCGCTGGCCGCCTGGCTGGCCTCCCACGGCGCCGACGCGGTGATCGTCCGGCCGGACCGGTACACCCAGGCCGCCCTCGCCGGCGCCGCGGCGCTGGACGAGGCCACCCGCGCGCTGAGCGAGCGCCTCCTGCCCGCCCGGGCGGCGGCATGA
- a CDS encoding ABC transporter permease, translating to MSQMKHQGGVAAPAPGPAPGEAGARPDRRRPREGGPDWQQFTSRYAIVGIWILMCAFYAVLMPDTFLQGSTFRSIFASQQALVFLAMAAMMTFVVGEFDLSIASALGLSATLVPVLAILHGWNLALACVVAVLAAALGGLLNGFLVVKVGVPALIVTLGSSTLMLGIASLVSHQTTVSGLSSGFADIALYEVAGLPISFFYGLALALVIGYVLTFTPLGRHMTFVGANREVARLAGVAVNRIRLGSFVVGSTLAGIGGVLLVASVGGYDSTVSPTYLLPAFAATFLGTAVVRPGRHNPIGTMVAIYFLATGILGLQMLGYTGWIENVFYGTALIIAVSVATIVRRRTAST from the coding sequence ATGTCCCAGATGAAGCACCAGGGCGGGGTCGCCGCGCCGGCCCCCGGGCCGGCCCCCGGCGAGGCCGGCGCCCGGCCGGACCGCCGCCGCCCGCGCGAGGGCGGCCCGGACTGGCAGCAGTTCACCAGCCGCTACGCCATCGTCGGGATCTGGATCCTGATGTGCGCCTTCTACGCCGTGCTGATGCCGGACACGTTCCTGCAGGGCTCGACGTTCCGCAGCATCTTCGCCTCCCAGCAGGCGCTGGTGTTCCTGGCGATGGCCGCGATGATGACGTTCGTCGTCGGCGAGTTCGACCTGTCGATCGCCTCGGCGCTCGGCCTGTCGGCCACGCTGGTGCCGGTGCTGGCCATCCTGCACGGCTGGAACCTGGCGCTGGCCTGCGTGGTCGCCGTGCTCGCCGCGGCCCTCGGCGGGCTGCTCAACGGGTTCCTGGTCGTGAAGGTCGGCGTTCCCGCGCTGATCGTGACCCTGGGCAGCTCCACGCTGATGCTCGGCATCGCCTCGCTGGTCTCGCACCAGACCACGGTGTCCGGCCTGTCGTCCGGTTTCGCCGACATCGCGTTGTACGAGGTGGCCGGGCTTCCGATCAGCTTCTTCTACGGGCTGGCCCTGGCCCTGGTGATCGGCTACGTGCTCACCTTCACCCCGCTCGGCCGGCACATGACCTTCGTCGGCGCCAACCGCGAGGTCGCCCGGCTGGCCGGGGTCGCGGTGAACCGCATCCGCCTCGGCTCCTTCGTCGTCGGCAGCACGCTCGCGGGCATCGGCGGGGTGCTGCTGGTCGCCTCGGTCGGCGGCTACGACTCCACCGTCTCCCCCACCTACCTGCTGCCGGCGTTCGCGGCGACCTTCCTCGGCACCGCCGTCGTGCGGCCCGGCCGCCACAACCCGATCGGCACGATGGTGGCGATCTACTTCCTCGCCACCGGCATCCTCGGGCTCCAGATGCTCGGCTACACCGGGTGGATCGAGAACGTCTTCTACGGGACCGCGCTCATCATCGCCGTCTCCGTGGCCACCATCGTCCGCCGCCGCACGGCGTCGACCTGA
- a CDS encoding GntR family transcriptional regulator, producing the protein MPKQQPAPKKTRTDRVYEQIRADIFAARLKPGARLKFPDLCAAYDTSVGVAREALTRLAAERLVRPQPHQGYTVAELSQDQLTDLTMARVEIEAMTFRQAVVHGDMAWEGEIVAAHHVLSRIDPHVFAEAATDALEEWYAAHEVFHRALLRACPSRRMVDIALALRDEAELYRRWAGPLGNEKDRDVAGEHRAILEAALARDADLAARLLRDHIAHTTQVLISGVESVDALAPE; encoded by the coding sequence ATGCCCAAGCAGCAGCCCGCCCCGAAGAAGACGCGGACCGACCGGGTCTACGAGCAGATCCGGGCCGACATCTTCGCGGCGCGCCTCAAGCCCGGCGCCCGCCTGAAGTTCCCCGACCTCTGCGCGGCCTACGACACCAGCGTCGGCGTCGCCCGTGAGGCGCTCACCCGGCTCGCCGCCGAACGCCTGGTACGGCCACAGCCCCACCAGGGCTACACCGTCGCCGAGCTCTCGCAGGACCAGCTCACCGACCTCACCATGGCGCGGGTCGAGATCGAGGCGATGACCTTCCGCCAGGCCGTCGTGCACGGCGACATGGCCTGGGAGGGCGAGATCGTCGCCGCCCACCACGTCCTGTCCCGCATCGACCCCCACGTGTTCGCCGAGGCCGCCACCGACGCGCTGGAGGAGTGGTACGCCGCCCACGAGGTGTTCCACCGCGCGCTCCTGCGCGCCTGCCCCAGCCGGCGCATGGTCGACATCGCGCTCGCCCTGCGCGACGAGGCCGAGCTCTACCGCCGCTGGGCCGGGCCGCTCGGCAACGAGAAGGACCGGGACGTCGCCGGCGAGCACCGCGCCATCCTGGAGGCCGCCCTGGCCCGCGACGCCGACCTGGCCGCCCGGCTGCTGCGCGACCACATCGCCCACACCACGCAGGTACTGATCTCCGGCGTCGAGTCCGTCGACGCGCTCGCCCCCGAGTGA
- a CDS encoding ATP-binding cassette domain-containing protein, with the protein MLDESTRALPKDGLEDFYRVLRSVAGQGGAALMVSHNLEEIREVTGRVTVLRDGAVVDGTLETAATSEQDIARRMLGHVVEQRVHTRGRAPSPAPPIVVRGLTGRVVDEVTIEVRPGEVLGLTGVAGAGWDEVPYLLTGARRPARGSVTTGAATLDLARARSADCIAAGIALLPEHRIDDGLALTMSVGENITLPRVRQRGRPWTIGRGWQRSEIDAILRSLDVRPRRAEIPVGQLSGGNQQKVMLGKWLAGSPELLVLHEPTQAVDVGAREDILRAISETARRGVAVVVASIQPTDLAAVCDRVLVFREGRVDGEITAPTENAVVEAVYAATSPSPHSEADPCPR; encoded by the coding sequence GTGCTGGACGAGTCGACGCGGGCGCTGCCGAAGGACGGCCTGGAGGACTTCTACCGGGTCCTGCGCAGCGTGGCCGGCCAGGGCGGCGCCGCCCTGATGGTCTCCCACAACCTGGAGGAGATCAGGGAGGTCACCGGCCGGGTCACCGTGCTGCGGGACGGCGCCGTCGTCGACGGCACCCTGGAGACGGCGGCCACCTCCGAGCAGGACATCGCGCGCCGCATGCTGGGCCACGTCGTGGAGCAGCGCGTCCACACCCGCGGCCGGGCGCCGAGCCCGGCGCCCCCGATCGTCGTGCGCGGGCTCACCGGCCGCGTCGTGGACGAGGTGACGATCGAGGTCCGGCCCGGCGAGGTCCTCGGCCTCACGGGCGTCGCCGGGGCCGGCTGGGACGAGGTGCCGTACCTGCTGACCGGGGCGCGCCGCCCGGCACGCGGCTCGGTCACGACCGGCGCCGCCACCCTCGATCTGGCCCGCGCCCGCAGCGCCGACTGCATCGCCGCCGGCATCGCCCTGCTGCCCGAGCACCGCATAGACGACGGCCTGGCGCTGACGATGTCGGTGGGCGAGAACATCACCCTGCCCCGCGTCCGGCAGCGGGGCCGCCCCTGGACCATCGGCCGCGGATGGCAGCGCTCGGAGATCGACGCGATCCTGCGATCCCTGGACGTGCGGCCGCGCCGCGCCGAGATCCCCGTCGGGCAGCTCAGCGGCGGCAACCAGCAGAAGGTGATGCTCGGCAAGTGGCTCGCGGGCAGCCCGGAGCTGCTGGTGCTGCACGAGCCCACCCAGGCCGTCGACGTCGGCGCCCGCGAGGACATCCTGCGGGCCATCTCCGAGACCGCCCGGCGCGGCGTGGCCGTCGTCGTGGCCTCCATCCAGCCGACCGACCTGGCCGCGGTCTGCGACCGGGTGCTGGTCTTCCGTGAGGGCCGCGTGGACGGCGAGATCACCGCGCCCACCGAGAACGCCGTCGTCGAGGCGGTGTACGCGGCCACCTCACCATCTCCGCACTCGGAGGCCGACCCATGTCCCAGATGA
- a CDS encoding SMP-30/gluconolactonase/LRE family protein, translated as MRTYATGMTWGEGPRWHDGALWLSDTQGSRLWTDAGGAWTATPLESVSNGLWFLPDGRLTGAMMDEKRIGVWDGGRWETYADLAPLGVGPLGDLVGDAAGNLYVDDVAFAAARGESPRPGRIILVRADGTTAVAAEDVEFPNGLAFLDGGATLVVAETSRQRLTAFRVAADGTLRDRRTYADIARLVGPDARPDGIWPAGDGVWVATTTGQVVARVRDGELAESIDTSPGFPIACCLDDHGRLLATVADTGGEPLFAALARKAVATTAVLLAPSPHR; from the coding sequence ATGAGGACCTACGCGACCGGGATGACCTGGGGAGAAGGGCCACGCTGGCACGACGGCGCGCTGTGGCTGTCCGACACCCAGGGGAGCCGGCTGTGGACCGACGCCGGGGGCGCCTGGACCGCGACGCCGCTGGAGTCGGTGTCCAACGGCCTGTGGTTCCTGCCGGACGGCCGCCTGACCGGCGCGATGATGGACGAGAAGCGGATCGGCGTGTGGGACGGGGGCCGCTGGGAGACCTACGCCGACCTGGCCCCGCTCGGGGTCGGCCCGCTCGGCGACCTCGTCGGCGACGCGGCGGGCAACCTGTACGTGGACGACGTCGCCTTCGCCGCCGCCCGCGGCGAGTCGCCGCGCCCCGGGCGGATCATCCTGGTCCGCGCGGACGGGACCACCGCGGTCGCCGCCGAGGACGTCGAGTTCCCCAACGGGCTGGCCTTCCTCGACGGCGGTGCCACCCTCGTCGTCGCCGAGACCTCGCGGCAACGGCTCACCGCCTTCCGCGTCGCCGCCGACGGCACCCTGCGCGACCGGCGCACCTACGCCGACATCGCGCGCCTGGTCGGCCCCGACGCCAGGCCGGACGGCATCTGGCCCGCCGGCGACGGCGTCTGGGTGGCCACCACCACCGGGCAGGTGGTCGCCCGGGTCCGCGACGGCGAGCTCGCCGAGTCGATCGACACCTCCCCCGGCTTTCCCATCGCCTGCTGCCTCGACGACCACGGCCGCCTGCTGGCCACCGTCGCGGACACCGGCGGCGAGCCCCTGTTCGCCGCGCTCGCCCGCAAGGCGGTCGCCACCACGGCCGTCCTGCTGGCCCCCTCGCCCCACCGCTGA
- a CDS encoding ATP-binding cassette domain-containing protein, giving the protein MTSAPPRLELAGLSKSFGTVRALREVGLTVGPGEIHGLVGQNGSGKSTLIKILAGYHPPDRGGRILVDGRDLATPIRPRDLRAAGIAIVHQDFGLVREKSVAENIAVGSFITTRWTRRVDWRAEQRRAAEILERLDVTWIDPARPVGALGPADRSIVAIARALRLQRPGEG; this is encoded by the coding sequence GTGACCTCCGCGCCGCCTCGCCTGGAGCTCGCCGGGCTGTCCAAGTCCTTCGGCACGGTCCGCGCCCTGCGCGAGGTCGGCCTGACGGTCGGACCGGGTGAGATCCACGGCCTGGTCGGCCAGAACGGCTCGGGCAAGTCCACGCTGATCAAGATCCTCGCCGGCTACCACCCGCCGGACCGCGGCGGCAGGATCCTGGTCGACGGCCGGGACCTGGCCACGCCGATCAGACCGCGGGACCTGCGCGCGGCCGGGATCGCCATCGTGCACCAGGACTTCGGCCTGGTGCGGGAGAAGTCGGTCGCCGAGAACATCGCCGTCGGGTCCTTCATCACCACCCGGTGGACACGCCGGGTGGACTGGCGGGCCGAGCAGCGCCGCGCGGCCGAGATCCTGGAGCGTCTCGACGTCACCTGGATCGACCCCGCACGGCCGGTGGGCGCGCTCGGCCCCGCCGACCGCTCGATCGTCGCGATCGCCCGCGCCCTGCGCCTGCAACGGCCGGGCGAGGGCTGA